The Longimicrobiales bacterium genome contains a region encoding:
- a CDS encoding tryptophan 2,3-dioxygenase family protein produces MSEAVTYGKYLKIDELLNLQQPRDEVEHDEMLFIVIHQVYELWFKVILHELDYCCRLLSEGDAARALHTLKRVLTILKVLVAQLDILETMTPTEFRTFRERLESASGFQSDQFRAFEFALGRKTRASLDRFAEGTRARAGLDKRWKAPTIWDYVIRYLAGVGYDIPADQLERDVTAPIEASEAVQAVLVKIYREDPANADLCERLVDLDEGVQEWRYRHVKMVERTIGMKHGTGGSAGSKYLRTTLNSPAFPDLWEIRSQL; encoded by the coding sequence ATGTCTGAAGCGGTCACATACGGTAAGTATCTGAAGATCGACGAGCTGCTGAACCTCCAGCAGCCGCGTGACGAAGTGGAGCACGACGAGATGCTCTTCATCGTCATTCATCAGGTCTATGAGCTCTGGTTCAAGGTGATCCTTCATGAGCTCGACTATTGCTGCCGGCTTCTTTCAGAAGGTGATGCCGCGAGGGCGCTGCACACGCTCAAGCGGGTGCTGACCATTCTGAAAGTCTTGGTCGCGCAGTTGGACATTCTCGAGACGATGACGCCGACGGAGTTTCGGACGTTCCGGGAGCGCCTCGAGAGCGCGAGCGGCTTTCAGTCGGATCAGTTCCGGGCCTTCGAATTCGCTCTGGGCAGGAAGACACGGGCATCTCTGGACCGCTTCGCCGAGGGAACGCGCGCCCGCGCCGGTCTCGATAAACGGTGGAAAGCGCCGACGATCTGGGACTATGTGATCCGGTACCTCGCAGGGGTGGGGTACGACATACCAGCCGACCAGCTCGAGCGTGACGTGACGGCCCCGATCGAGGCGTCCGAGGCGGTGCAGGCTGTTCTGGTGAAGATTTATCGAGAGGATCCCGCCAACGCCGACCTGTGCGAGCGCCTTGTAGACCTGGATGAGGGCGTGCAGGAGTGGCGCTACCGCCACGTAAAAATGGTCGAGCGCACGATTGGGATGAAGCATGGGACGGGCGGATCTGCAGGGTCCAAGTACCTGCGCACTACGCTCAACAGCCCGGCGTTCCCGGACCTCTGGGAGATCCGGTCCCAGTTGTGA